One Prodigiosinella aquatilis DNA window includes the following coding sequences:
- a CDS encoding DUF3486 family protein: protein MARRSTIDKLPENVRRWLERALNESGFSGYSELESLLREQGYVISKSAIHRYGQKIERRYGAIRAATEAARMLTEGAADDQDARSEAVIALIQTELFESIVQLQEAEEGEVDPKERVALLSKVAKNVATLSRASVNLKKFQSEVRDRARLAAGNAEKIARKGGLSADAVQALRREILGIAT from the coding sequence ATGGCCAGACGCAGCACGATAGATAAGCTGCCGGAAAACGTGCGGCGCTGGCTTGAGCGGGCGCTGAATGAATCCGGCTTCAGCGGCTATTCCGAACTGGAATCCCTGCTGCGTGAGCAGGGGTACGTCATCAGCAAATCGGCTATCCATCGCTATGGGCAGAAGATTGAGCGCCGCTACGGCGCTATCCGTGCGGCCACCGAAGCGGCCCGTATGCTGACCGAAGGTGCGGCTGACGATCAGGATGCGCGTTCGGAAGCCGTCATCGCCCTGATCCAGACCGAGCTGTTCGAGAGCATCGTCCAGCTGCAGGAAGCGGAAGAAGGCGAAGTCGACCCCAAAGAGCGCGTGGCGCTGTTATCCAAAGTCGCCAAAAACGTGGCCACGCTGTCCCGCGCCTCCGTCAACCTGAAGAAATTTCAGAGCGAAGTCCGTGACCGCGCCCGGCTGGCGGCGGGTAACGCCGAGAAGATTGCCCGCAAGGGCGGCCTGTCTGCTGATGCTGTGCAGGCGCTGCGACGTGAAATTCTGGGGATTGCCACATGA